A section of the Oryza sativa Japonica Group chromosome 1, ASM3414082v1 genome encodes:
- the LOC112935994 gene encoding protein NRT1/ PTR FAMILY 5.10, translating to MADHRSKLVSHLLDSGMADTVAGAVDYRGRPASRAATGGWKSSVFVMAMEIAERFAYKGVAANLITYLTGPLGQPMARAAASIDAWKGVSQMLPLPLACVADAWLGRYRAIVLASVIFVLSMGTLSMSSAFPVSRAGHVAVFYVALYMVALGEGAHKPCAQAFAADQFDEKDGGECAARSSFFNWWYFGMCAGTAVTTMVSSYVQDNVGWGLGFGIPCIVIVVSLAAFLLGTRSYRFYTARTASPVARVAKAFLTLIKSWRSNRRTNPASGGKGDGDGDAGDLVEEVKSVLRLLPIWASCIIYAIIFSQTSTFFTKQAATLDRRIGRSFNVPPAALQTFISVSIVVFIPVYDRLFVPLARRYTGRPSGITMLQRVGAGLALSLVAVVLSALVETRRLRVAAGAGMADAPKARLPMSLWWMVPQYVLVGVADVFAMIGLQEFFYDQVPDAVRSLGLALFLSIFGVGHLLSSLLISVIDGATARRAGGSWFANNLNRAHLDYFYWLLAGLCAVELVAFFLFSRVYTYKKKGNDADGNCDYRGVDDDGICV from the exons ATGGCCGATCACCGGAGCAAGCTGGTGTCTCACCTCTTGGACTCCGGCATGGCGGACACCGTCGCCGGAGCCGTCGATTACCGTGGCCGGccggcctcccgcgccgccaccggcggctgGAAGTCGTCGGTGTTCGTCATGG CCATGGAGATCGCGGAGAGGTTCGCGTACAAGGGCGTGGCGGCGAACCTGATCACGTACCTGACCGGGCCGCTGGGGCAGCCgatggcgcgcgccgccgcgtccatcgACGCGTGGAAGGGCGTCTCCCagatgctgccgctgccgctcgcctgCGTCGCCGACGCCTGGCTCGGCCGCTACCGCGCCatcgtcctcgcctccgtcaTCTTCGTCCTG AGCATGGGCACGCTGTCGATGTCGTCGGCGTTCCCGGTGTCGCGCGCCGGCCACGTCGCCGTCTTCTACGTGGCGCTGTACATGGTGGCGCTGGGCGAGGGCGCGCACAAGCCGTGCGCGCAGGCGTTCGCGGCGGACCAGTTCGACGAGAAGGACGGCGGGGAGTGCGCCGCCCGGAGCTCCTTCTTCAACTGGTGGTACTTCGGCATGTGCGCCGgcaccgccgtcaccaccatggtgtCCAGCTACGTGCAGGACAACGTCGGCTGGGGCCTCGGCTTCGGCATCCCCtgcatcgtcatcgtcgtctcccTCGCCGCGTTCCTCCTCGGCACCCGCTCGTACAGGTTCTACACAGCCAGGACGGCCAGccccgtcgcccgcgtcgcCAAGGCGTTCTTGACATTGATCAAGAGCTGGAGATCAAACCGTCGCACCAA tccggcgagcggcggcaaaggagacggcgacggcgacgccggtgACCTCGTGGAGGAGGTGAAGAGCGTGCTCCGGCTGCTGCCGATATGGGCGTCGTGCATAATCTACGCGATAATCTTCTCCCAGACGTCGACGTTCTTCACCAAgcaggcggcgacgctggaCCGGCGGATCGGCCGGAGCTTCAacgtgccgccggcggcgctgcAGACGTTCATCAGCGTCAGCATCGTCGTCTTCATCCCGGTGTACGACCGCCTCTTCgtgccgctcgcccgccgctaCACGGGGAGGCCGTCGGGGATCACCATGCTGCAGAGGGTGGGCGCCGgcctcgccctctccctcgtcgccgtcgtcctgtCCGCGCTCGTGGAGACGCggcgcctccgcgtcgccgccggcgccggcatggCGGACGCCCCCAAGGCGCGGCTCCCGATGAGCCTGTGGTGGATGGTGCCGCAGTACGttctcgtcggcgtcgccgacgTGTTCGCCATGATCGGCCTGCAGGAGTTCTTCTACGACCAGGTCCCCGACGCCGTGCGCAGCCTCGGCCTCGCGCTGTTCCTCAGCATCTTCGGCGTCGGCCACCTCCTCAGCAGCCTCCTCATCTCGGTGAtcgacggcgcgacggcgaggcgcgccGGCGGCAGCTGGTTCGCCAACAACCTCAACCGCGCCCACCTCGACTACTTCTACTGGCTCCTCGCCGGCCTCTGTGCCGTCGAGctcgtcgccttcttcctcttctcgcGGGTGTACACCTACAAGAAGAAGGGCAACGATGCTGATGGCAATTGTGATTACAGGGGAGTTGATGATGATGGCATCTGCGTGTAA
- the LOC4324947 gene encoding protein NRT1/ PTR FAMILY 5.10 — protein MESGGLIAPSETCSSDGRGGGGGGWRAARFLIAVGFLERIGFNGVQGNLVMYLTGPMGMSTAAAAAGANAWGGTVLVLTLVGALAADSRLGRYRAIVAAGVLHLLSLGMLTISSVMQPNHPHPASCHDAAAACSPSPPPPPSLARLVFFHAALYLLALAQGFHNPCSEAFGADQFAASDPGARASRSSYFNWYQFFNSFGYGISNTALSYVEDSVSCTVGFAVCLATTAVYLPIFLLGTRAYRAEQPVDGALLARLAKTSSSAARAWTARVFRRKDTSCTERLLAREEVGEKGFLAKLLPIWVTSIVFAIVSAQEVTLFIKQGSTMDRRIGARGGLVVPPAALQSIVSVIFLTFVPVYDRALVPLARRFTGHPAGITTLQRVGVGMAMSCLAMAVAALVEAKRLRAASDAGLIDRPDATVPMGVWWLVPQYALVGLSKVFGIIGLDEFFYDQVPDDLRSVGLAMSLSVRGVGSYASGVLVSAIDCATRSGGESWFSDNLNRAHLDYFYWILAALAALEVAVFVYIAKRYVYKNKGEP, from the exons ATGGAGTCCGGTGGGCTAATCGCGCCATCCGAGACATGTTCGTCCGAcggtcgtggcggcggcggcggcggctggcgcgcCGCGCGCTTCCTCATCG CCGTCGGGTTCCTGGAGCGCATCGGGTTCAACGGCGTGCAGGGCAATCTGGTGATGTACCTGACCGGGCCGATGGGcatgtcgacggcggcggcggccgccggcgccaacGCCTGGGGCGGGACCGTGCTGGTGCTGACGCTCGtcggcgcgctcgccgccgactcGCGCCTCGGGCGGtaccgcgccatcgtggccgcCGGCGTGCTCCATCTCCTG AGTTTGGGAATGCTGACGATCTCATCAGTGATGCAACCAAATCATCCTCACCCGGCGAGCTGCCATGACGCAGCCGCCgcctgctcgccgtcgccgccgccgccgccatctctcgCCCGCCTCGTCTTCTTCCACGCCGCGCTCTACCTGCTAGCGCTGGCGCAGGGCTTCCACAACCCGTGCTCCGAAGCCTTCGGCGCCGACCAGTTCGCGGCGAGCGaccccggcgcgcgcgcgtcccGGAGCTCCTACTTCAACTGGTACCAGTTCTTCAATTCCTTCGGCTATGGCATCTCCAACACCGCGCTCAGCTACGTCGAGGACAGCGTCAGCTGCACCGTCGGGTTCGCCGTGTGCTTGGCCACGACGGCGGTGTACCTCCCCATCTTCTTGCTCGGCACGCGGGCGTACCGCGCCGAGCAACCCGTCGACGGCGCCCTGCTCGCGCGCCTCGCCAAGacgtcctcctcggcggcgcgtGCGTGGACGGCGAGGGTGTTTCGCCGGAAGGATACCTCTTGCACAGAACG GCTTCTGGCGAGGGAAGAGGTAGGCGAGAAGGGGTTCCTTGCCAAGTTGCTTCCGATCTGGGTGACCAGCATAGTGTTCGCCATCGTCAGCGCGCAAGAGGTCACCCTGTTCATCAAGCAGGGCAGCACAATGGACCGGCGCATCGGCGCGCGCGGGGGCCTCGTCGTGCCGCCCGCTGCTCTGCAGTCCATTGTCAGCGTCATCTTCCTCACCTTCGTGCCGGTCTACGACCGCGCCCTCGTGCCGCTCGCGAGGCGCTTCACGGGGCACCCCGCGGGCATCACCACGCTCcagcgcgtcggcgtcggcatgGCCATGTCCTGCCTCGCCATGGCCGTGGCGGCGCTCGTCGAGGCCAAACGGCTCCGCGCCGCGAGCGACGCCGGCCTGATCGACCGGCCGGACGCGACGGTGCCGATGGGCGTGTGGTGGCTGGTGCCGCAGTACGCCCTCGTCGGCCTATCGAAGGTGTTCGGCATCATCGGGCTCGACGAGTTCTTCTACGACCAGGTGCCCGACGACCTGCGCAGCGTCGGGCTCGCCATGTCCCTGAGCGTGCGCGGCGTCGGGAGCTACGCTAGCGGCGTGCTCGTGTCGGCGATCGACTGCGCGACGAGGAGCGGGGGAGAGAGCTGGTTCTCCGACAACCTCAACCGCGCGCACCTCGACTACTTCTACTGGatcctcgccgcgctcgccgcttTGGAGGTCGCCGTGTTCGTCTACATCGCGAAGCGATACGTCTACAAGAACAAAGGCGAGCCATGA